The genomic window CACCGGAGCCTGCAGAAGTAGGCGTATCGCCGTTGGCACTCTCTTTGGCTCCACTGCAAGACCCGATGCCACCGGCACTCTCGCCATCGTAGCCAAAAATCTTATCGATGTCCGCCCTgctcttcagcagcgcctgcacctcCGCGCTCCCGGAGGTGGGCAGCGGGGCAGCGTGGATGGCTGCAGAGGGGTAAGCGGCGTTcgcgcccaccaccaccacggcagatCCGGCGTCGCCGACAAAGCCGGCAAAAAGACACGCCAGTGGCGTCGGTGAAGGGTGAAAGTCGAGTCGCGGGACGCACGCCGCCATGAAGGCGCTCAGCTCCGACGCAACGGCCTCGTCCATCTCGATTGCCAAATGATGCGCCGCAATGCGTATTCGCCGCAGTGCCCGCGCCAGTCGCCGTGTCCACTGCAGCTTCGCACACCGCAGCCGAACCTCGCGCAGGAAGCACAAAGAAGGTACATCCATCAAGAAGCACGAGAAGCGCGTGCTCGGCAGAGGCGGGTTTCCGGGAAGTCCTGCACGGCGACACTGGTCCACATAGAGGAACGCTGCTTGGAACAACGCACGACTGAGATGCTGCTCGCCAGCCGACTTGGAGACAAACGCGACGAGTTCGTACTCGGCAGGCTCATCTCGGGTGCCAACAcactcgccctctccctcatcccCGGCGCTTTCCGCCGGTGGCCGGAGGAAGGACTCTGCAGAGGCCCTCACCTTCTGCTGCCTCACCGGCACCAGTCCGACGAACCCGATCACCATGAAGGAGCGGTGCGGCGCAAACACTACACTTCCGTGCGGGGCGCCGCACCGGTTAGCATTAGAAGCCGAACCCGCGTCAGCTCCCTCTTTCAGGGATGGGGCGATGGTGCTGGTAGGGTATTCGAAGCAGATGGCGCACGGCGTTGGCCGAAGCTGCGGACCCTGAGTAGGCTTTTTCGGTCTCCACGCCGGCGCTGAGCCCTTCTCTGCAGAACCGAAAGCGCGGAGCTGGCGTACGAGCTTCTGCTGATCGTACGCCTGTTGCATATCCTCGTTAGTCTCGTACAGGTCGGTTTCATAGCAGCTGACTGTAGCCGCGTAGAAGGACTCCAGCGTAGGGTAGTAAAGGTCGCGCGGCAGCCCGTTCACCGTCCCCCACGACCCCTTCCGGCAGTAAAATTGTGTGGCCGGCTCCCGGTAGGCGTTGtacagctgctggagaaACGGCAGCGAGGCTGGGGCCGCGTCGAGGCAGAGTTGCGCAGTGCAGTAGTCACGTTGTGAGCTGCGGGACGTGTTGGAGTTTCGACTGCCAGAATACGATGACGCATGAGAGTTGGGCTGCGTGACCAGATCAGGTTGCACGTGCCACATGAACTTCTtcgtcagcggcagcagcgacacctcCTTTCGGCGACGGCCGCCGCTCcacgccttcttctttcgaTCTCGAAGCTCATCGAGGTACTGATCCTGCGCCTCACGACTGGGTGCTGCGCCCATGAGCGAGTCCTTCAAGGCCCCCCAAAGAGCTGGACAACCCAGTCAAGTCAGACGATCCGCGAAGAAACCACGCCTTGCTTGCTTTACTGGTAGGCCGCTGATCGTGTGAGGTcaatgcagcggcgcagcgacagaGTGACAGACAGGGAAGGCTGTGCGGACTGGGATAAGTTGGGACGCGAAAATGTAGGCTTCCTCCACACAGtgcgaaggggagggaagggggagaaggaggcagaAATGGGCTGCAGGACTGTCGGAGTGAATCAGTCAGGCACGTGTAGAGGGATGGGCGCTACGATATTGAAAAAGTAGGACGGCACTGGCATGCAGAGATCAtccgaaagagaagcaaaacacAGCTGTGGGCTCGACGTTATAGCTGGGAGACAAGGCGAGGCGCGGAGCAAAGTCGTGGCATGGGATCACAAGGATGGCGCCGGTGATTACACGGCATGAGTAAGGGGAGAGTAGAGAAGATAAAGAAACAGCATTTCAGAGACGAGtagggagaaaagaaaggggtaGCGAAGCAAGACGCTACTCTGAAGAAATGCGCGTACAAGTATCGCCAGTACCAGATGCAAAATCGGTACCGACATGGAAGCCGCTGACACGCAcagcgaaaaagagaacTGCTTGACTGAGAGGGAGCACATCACAGGAGCACTGCTCATCACCTACAACGAGGTGAACCACCCTGCTTTCAGTCATTCTCACTCAGCGAGTGAGAATGGCGGGGCTGATGATGAAGACGCTTGTCATGGTGCGACACTGGGGTCACAGCGACTTCCATTACGGTAAAGGAACAGTACGAAATAAGAAAAAGACCACACGGGACTGCGTTTCTATGCAACCCCCGGGCATCACACAacgcccttcttctctcagGCTTCTCCCCGCCCTTCCCCTCTACGCCACAAAACGATCGCAGGGGAATGAGCTGCAATGAGGAAAGCAAAGGACGCAAACCTATTCCCAACGCACAGCTGCTCCATCGTGCGCGGAGACACTGATCCGTGGAAGCGCGAAGAGttcgcacagacacgcgaTTCGCTATGAGAGCGGGCAAACGACGTACGAGAGACGCAGAGTCAGTCAGGCACTGggcaagcgaaagaaaaagaaaagaggcgcCACCGTAACTGCCGCGGACCGCCTCAGTGGCATGAGGACTCGCAGAAACGCGCCATCACCTGCACTGATGCAGGAGTGACGCGACCGCAGCCTCCACGCGGCGCTCACGCTCTGCCGCGCTGAGAAGAGCGCCTCCCTCACCGGCATCACACAAACGTGCACCACTGACCACACTCTCGGCATCCTCCCGTGACACATGCTCAGGGCAagcagccaccgctgcactcTGCGCCACCATCCCGTAGAACACGGACCCGCGCTGCCCCAGCAGCGCCCGCGGTGACCCCATTTCCACGACACGCCCGTCGGCCATCACCAGCACAACGTCGTACGCTGCCACAGTATGCAGCCGGTGCGCAATCGTCAATACCGTGTACGCGCCAAACTGCTCTGCCACAACACGCTGCACCGTCTGGTCTAGCCGCGCATCCACGTTCGCCGTCGCCTCGTCCATCAGGAGGAACGCGCTCCCCTTTTTCAGCAGCGCTCGCGCTAGACACAGCAGCTGACGTTGCCCAACGCTGAAGTTCGACCCACCCCCCTGCACCACAGTGCTCAGCACAGACATGTCGCCAAACGCCGCAGTCGGAGACTCAGTAGCTGTCGGAGAGGTGGCGGCACAGCCACCGCTCATCCCGACAAACCCCACGGACGtcagcgcagcacgcactTCCTCGTCCGTCGCATCACCGAACGGATCCACGTTGCTTCGGATCGTCCCCTCAAACAGCACGGGATCCTGCGGAATCATCGAGAACAGGCGCCGTAGCGCGGGCAGCGTGTACGTTCGCGCGTCGCGCCCGCACAGAACTATCCGCCCACTGCACACCTCCAcaagccgcagcagcgcaagcagTAGCGTTGACTTCCCGCTTCCCGTCCGCCCCACTACACCCACCTTCTGCCCAGGTACAACCGTAAAGCTCACGTCACGCAGCACAAGTGGCAGCCCAGGCCTGTACCGTATGTCCACGTTCTCTAACCGAAGCGCGCCAAACTCGTCTCCGGGGTCGCTCCTCAAAGCACCACGCGGTCGCAGAGGtgcgccctcttcctcatcacTGCCGGCAACCACGAAAATGTCACTCGCATGGCCGGTGCTCCGGCCCCttccgttgctgctgcctccaccCGCCGCCACAGCTCGCCCCACGCACGCGTCCCGCGGCGccaacagcagcgcttccCTTGGCACGCAGTCAATGTAGTGGCAAATGCGTTGCGCACTGTTCATGCTCGCCTCGACAACAGAAGCGAGGTCTAGGATTGCCGATAGTGACCAGCTGAGATCGAGGCACATGGTGAGGCTCAGCGAGATCAGACCCACACGCGCCTCCGGCATCGTAGGTGATGCATCTAGTAGCTTCTCCGCGACGCCAATCACACCCACAGCAATGATGACCAATGCCGCAATGTACTTGATCCGGAGAGCGAGCCACAATGTCACCACCCTCTCCACGTACGTGCAGCTGTACACCAGATCCAGCCGCAACAGCGCCTCCTGAAACAGAACGTGCGACTTGTCGTACGATGCGATCGTCGCACGGCCGTGGATCACCTCCTCCAACAGTGAGAACAGTGGAGACTGCACCAcgctgccacgccgccgcactTCACGCACCACCGTCGTGTAGAGCTTCAGTAAACGTGTAAAAGCGTAGGCCGCGCACACCATCACGGCAATGCTAAAAGGCGACGTATACAATGCCACTGCCAAAGATGTCATAACGTATCCGCCAATCTCCAAAAGGGGAATAGCATTCGCTGGCAGCTCATCGTCGAGGACGTAGATGTCCCTGCTGAATCGGTTGACGATGCGACCCAACGGCGTGCGGTCGAAAAACGTCAGTGTGGCTGCGCTTACGGTGTACAGGAGTGTGGCGTGCAAGCGACTGGCAGCGCGACGAGCAAACTGAAATATGAGCAGATTCGTGGCAGGTGCCGCGACAGCAACCGCCAAGACGAGTCCGAGGTAGATACCGAGTTGTTCGTTGGTAGTGAGGGAACCAAAGTAGTTCACTGACCACAGCGTCAGCCAGACGCTGGATCCAGTCGAAAGTACTTCGCAAGCAAAGGACTGCAGTGCAACTCGAACTGCAACAGACATACCCCCTCCTGCGCTAAAGTAGGCGCGGTACACACTCCACGGTATGTGCcctgcctccttctcctccgcagtCATCAGGTCGCCGCCGTCCGCTGCATCCTCATCCGCAGCCCGCCCTGATGAACCCTTCGCGGTGCTCGACGCAGCGCTAGACCTACGTGTGAGGTCTACAGCCTTTGACAACGTAgagccactgccgctgcacctcgccGCCTCTGAGTCCTCACAGATCCGTGTGTCACGCCAGCACTGTTTCGATAAAGCGTCCCCACCTTTCTCCTCCCACTCAACGTCCTCTTTGCTGCTACTGCCATGAGCACCGCCAAGCAGAACGTCGTCACGCTCCTCAGGCGTGCCACTCAACGGTTCCACACCCAACACAGGCGATCCCGTAGGACTGAACACGTTgttcgccgcagcagcaccaactGTCTCAGGGGGCTGGTTATCGACACCTCCGCTCTTCTTGCTCGTGGCTACGACAGtagcagcggcctcctcgtgCTCCATGGGCGCCCTCCACTTCGACGCAGCATACGCCGCGTAGCCGCCTGCGAACACGACGCGGCCCTCGCATAACACTACCACCTGGTCCGCgtgcggcagcacctgcagctggtgcgTGGCCAGCACCCGCGTCTTGCCAGCCAGTGCGCGCAGCACAACCTCGTCCATCACGCGCCGCCCAACGTGCGCGTCCAACGCGGACAGCGGGTCATCCAGCACGTACATGTCGCAGTCCGCGTACACGGCCCGCGCAAGGCTGACGCGCGCCTTCTGCCCGCCGCTCAGGTTGATCCCGCGCTCACCAATCTCTGTATGCAGTCCGTGTGCCATCAGCGCCAAATCCGCATCCAGCTGGCAGCTGCGCACAGCGCGCGCAAGCCGCTCGCTCACCAGGGAACGACTGCAAGCTAACCGCGATGCAGCACCAGGAGCAGCGGCTTGCGTggcacaccgcagcggcgagaaGACCTGCGCAGAGTCACCTTTGAACGcacggctgccgccgccgccgactgCAGTGCCACCTGGAGCACCGCGGCGATTGCCCTCAAAAAACGTGATATTCGCCTCCACCGTCTCCTGCATGACccatggctgctgcggtacgTACGCTATTGACTGCGCTACGCTCACGCGGCCCTCGAACCGGAACGCACCTAGGAgcgtcgccagcagcacagaCTTCCCGCTCCCCGTCGCGCCAATCACAACCGTCAGCTGCGCACGCGGGAACGACACGCGCAcgtcacgcagcagcgccttgtcTTCTAGCGCGTACAacgcgccgccaccttcgCCACTGCCTTTTCCCTCAGCATGTGGAGCTGCCGCGTCAGCGCCATCGTGCTCGAaggcagcaggcgcaggtTCCTCACCGCCTTCACCCGTGGCAGGAGAGGCACCCGCCCTCCGCCACTGCAGCTCCACTGgcacacggcggcgcagcaccgcgcacagcaccttctccgccacgcagcgcagccccATGTGCCGGGGCTCATATAAGGGCAGTGCGGCAGGCACGGACACGAGTACCCTCGCGGCGTCGACTGAAGAGGCACTCGGGGCTTGCGCGTCCCTGAAGGAAGCGCCGCCAGTCCCTGCTCTGGTGAACACGCGCTCCGCGTGCTCCACGATGATGTGCGAGTCGTCGCACTCCAGGAACTGCGTAATACGTCCTGTCGACACAATGAACTTCGTCAGCGACGTGAACGCCTCCGGAAGCATCATGACTGGGAAAGTTATAGCGCTAACAACTGCGATTAGAGGGAGCACAACCGCTGTGTTCAGCTTGTGCCCGCTGAGAGTGTAGGTGGCGAGAACAGCGGCGACCATCAACGCCGGAGTCGAAAACACGCACCCCCAGAGCCCGACCTGACACATCTGCACTCTTCGACGAAACCGCAACTCATCAGCCCGTGCGTTATCTTCAATCGCCGAGACAAGCTTCGACTCCCATCCCATCGTCTTCACGACACGGATGCCAGAAAGCAGCTCATTAGTGCGACGCAGGCGCTGATCTGTGCAGCTCGACAGGCTTTCCTGTGCGGCGCCCATGACATTTGCCAGCCCGCCTTGCACAGGCAGTGAGACGGCAAAAACAagaacagcagcaagagcgCTCCACCCAACGAGAACGAAGAGGTAGACAACGTACAGTGTCAGCATAATCGGCGCCGACCACAGGTACATCACCTGCATGGAAAATTCTCTGATGTTCTCAATGTCAGAGCTCGCCATCGTCAACACACGACCAGTGCTCATATCCGGTCGCGACAGCGCATCCGGCGACACTGTCAGACACTTCTCGAAGATCAGTGCAAGTGTTGAGGTGCGGAAAAGGCTCGCCGTACGCCGAGCGCGGTGCATCGCCTTGTTGATAAGAGCTGGCTGAGCCAGCCTCAAGGCCACAAAGatcgagaagaagaagagcccCTTTCCCACTCCCTCGAGCGCCTTGTTGGACTGCAAGAACAGCACaaactgctgcagcagccacggcgtCGACACTTCGCACACCAAAGCCCCAATTGAAGGCGGAAGCATCGCCATCAGGTCGGACCGAAACGTGCGGAGAAGAGTCCAAAGCAGAGACGGAGCGCGAGGCATAAGCGGGCACCCGATATCAGCGCTCCCACTCACTAAAAGGGGCACCAGATCCCGCACGTACTCGCACGTGCACCGCGCTCGCCCGGCCTGTACCTGGTGAAACAAACGCTCGCTGTGCACGCACCCATCGTGCACAGcctcagcagccgcatcgcCATGCAGTCGTGCGCGGTAAAGCGGCAGTGTGCTGTCAGCGTCCCACTCCACGCCTCCGAGAAGCTCGTGCGGTGTGTCACTCGACTGCACGTACCCCACCCACCGCAGCCGACCACGTACATCGCCTTCCCCGCGAAATGCCACGCGCGCCAGCTCGTTCGCAACAGCCACGCgtgcgccgccacagccgccgtggtggtcgTCACCACCAATGTCGCTAGCACCCGCGATGTCGTTGCCGTCACCACGATGAgcaggcagcgcagcctccacacgcacgcgccacgCGTCGCGGCCagtgcgcacctcctcgcggaACGCGCTGCTGAGCCGTGCGCCACAGTACACGGCGCGGTGCGCCCGCTGCGGAAGCGGCATGTatgcctcctccagctgtTCCCGCCACGCGAGCGCGATATACGGATTCAGCCAGCTCAGCAAGTATCGTCCCAGAGCGCTGCTCCGTTCCTctggcgcctcctccagcgactCGCGCACCGCAGCCCAGTCTGGCTCGGCTCCACCAACGCTGCTACCATCTGCTGACCCGGCAGTAGGCAGGCGCCACAGCCTTCGGTTCACCTCTGCAAACGAGTAGACGCTCTCACTCGCCGCTCCCACTGTCACCCCCGGCCGGTGGCTGCTCATTggacagcggtggtggagtTCGGATAAGCAAGATGCAGCACACCGTAGAGAGGACCACGAGAAAAGAGGCAAGAGGATCAAGTCGATGGCCGCGTTTCGCTTGCGCGTATAAATGTGTCCTCTTCACAAAGAAGGGGAAGTACCACGGCGACGAGTGAGACGATAGTCGTCTGCTCGCACACCTATCACAACAGGCTAAGCAACGATGAAGGAAAGAATTGGCCACAGTTTGCTGTGCCGGTCTCCGCCGTATTGGACCACTGCAATGAGTTGGTCGTGAAAAAGGGGGGATGGCCCTTCGATGCACTTCGGTCAGCTGAAGTGCAGGGATGTTGCTCAGGCACTTGCAGAAAGGGTAGAAATCACTGTGGGGGAACAGCATGCAGCTACCAAGAGTGATACAGTCCCGTGTAGTGCAAAGCgagcgagaaggaaagggacACAGCAGCAAGCGTGTTCCTCTGAGCCTtcacgagagagagagagagagacgcgagTACAGAGCGATGCGTGAGTGCGATTCCGACGTCACACCGATTGAGTGAAGGGAGACCACTCACAGCCACCGACAACGCGATAGAGGTGCTTGGCTGTAGACAAAACGAAGCAAACGGTAATCTGCGTGGGGGGGAAGCACCGGAAAATCGGAAGCGCGTCCGTGCAGGGTGCGCaggaaagaaaacgaagaggtGGTGTTGCTTCCACTGGGCTAACCATCAGAAAGAGGGGGGCCTACGCAAGCCCAATACACTTCTGCTTGCCAGCACCGCTCCCTTTAGCATACGCCTAGCcctgatggtggtggtgagggtcAGGATCATAGGCTGGTGAGGTCTGcagaaggaggtggtgctcgGGGGATAGCGCAGCTTAGGAGAGAGCAAGCCAGCGGCACGGGACACGATATGAACAAGAacgagaaaaggaaaagagaaagaggggagcaaagcgagagaaagggaaacgagaggaaaggagggatAGTGCGATAGTGCGATAGAGCCGCCGTACGTGCCTCGGGTGCCGAAGTAGTGTGAGGGAGATGAAGCGAGAGAGCTGGCAAATATTaatgtagagagagaggggagtgggggggaaACAACAGAAAGGAGACAATGAAAGATACGCGTGCAGACAagaatgaggaggaggaagacagcAAACTGAAAGCGAAGGAAACCTTCTTCGTAAGTTCAGCTTGAGTTCTCTTCCCTCGCAGGGGCACACCGCAAGTCGCCCTTTTCCCTAACTAGCGGAAAGGCTCAGCAAGCGAAAACGAGCGACGCCAGAATGAATTCAAAAAGTATCAAAAAAGAGGCGTTCGGATGACGCAGTCAAGGCTGAACTAGTCGACGTGCAGCTGAGAGTACCTTCCGAAGCGAGCGCTCTCTTGCGCATAAGCCCctacaaacacacacacacgcatgcaggGGTCACAGCGAGGCGCACGCGGGTTGCAGAAGCAGCGAGCATGCGGCAAGGGCTGGGAAgaaataataataataaagACAACGCGGAGAGTCGTCGGCTCAGTGAGGATGCAGCGCTAAATCTCTGCTTACAGTCATGAAGTACGCAAGGAAAAAGGGGCGCACATAACCAGACAAAAAGTAAGAGGAGCCGAGTGGAGAAAAAGTGGCCTGCCTACAACTTCGCGTGTACGTGTCTGGCGACAGCACGGTGAGGTCTCCAAGAAGCAGCCAACACGAACTAAAGAGAGACAGTCTTGCACTTGTGCACTCACGTCCatgagcaagagagagggagaagagagaaaacaccTGGCGGGCCGTTCcactggaggagaggggctgGTGCGCCACAGGCGCAGGAAGACTGGGGTGTTGATGATTTGCCAGCGATGAGCTATGTTCGCCTAGGCACTGATATGGAGAAGAATATGCGTGTGGCGTGAGTGTCACATGAGAAGTTAACAGcgagaaaaacagagagggagaaggagcagcacaGGCATGTAATAGGAGGTGGCAGTGAGAGAGCTCCTCAgtgtggtgggtgggggggcggATGGTCGAATGGGTCCACGGAAATCTTCCGCGGAGCGCACACGGGCTACAAAGGGAGGGACTGGGGAGACTACGTAACGACTTCCTGCTGGCttggaagagggggggggccgggGTGTAGGGCAAGGAGTGCGGGAACGCTCAAGGGGCGAAGAGCAttggtggtggagaaggatGCAAAGAAAGAGTAGCCGTCCCCCACCTTCTGCTGACTTTcttctcgcctcctccccctcacccGATGCAATCACAACGTGTACGCCTAGAGGTGGCGGCTGCATCTGCGAGAAATGCGGCTTCTACAGCCTCTCCACAGTGCCCCACACCCCGTCCCCCATGCGCGGTGATCTCCCTCGAAGATCGCTGCTCTCCTAACGTCATGCGAGACAAGTAGTCCGCGTACGTGAGGAGGGGTGCAAAGGCCTCCCACACTCTCGCGTCACCGTCCGTGTGCTTCCTTCCTCAGTACGTCTTTGCtattttgttttttctttttcagaGATGATTTCGTAGGTGGCATATATATGTGTATGGGTATATAATGTGGGGGATAACTCCCCGCATGCATTCaaggggggaaggcggaggaAAGAACGGTGTGGGGCAGACCAGAAGCGAAGAAGCCGATAAAAGAATGAAGGCATCGAAGACAACAGaggcacatacacacaagccGACCAGTACACACCGCGATGAAGGGAATACGACTCGCTGTCGTCGGACCTAGGAAAGGACACTCAGGGAATAGAGGACTAGACGAGAACGGCGTGGGATCGTCCGACtatatgtgcgtgtgcgtgtgtgtgcgtgtcggcGTAATGTTGGCCTCTCTAGTCTTCGtgagcacacacactttTGGGTTCTCTTCGC from Leishmania braziliensis MHOM/BR/75/M2904 complete genome, chromosome 31 includes these protein-coding regions:
- the PRP1 gene encoding pentamidine resistance protein 1, which gives rise to MSSHRPGVTVGAASESVYSFAEVNRRLWRLPTAGSADGSSVGGAEPDWAAVRESLEEAPEERSSALGRYLLSWLNPYIALAWREQLEEAYMPLPQRAHRAVYCGARLSSAFREEVRTGRDAWRVRVEAALPAHRGDGNDIAGASDIGGDDHHGGCGGARVAVANELARVAFRGEGDVRGRLRWVGYVQSSDTPHELLGGVEWDADSTLPLYRARLHGDAAAEAVHDGCVHSERLFHQVQAGRARCTCEYVRDLVPLLVSGSADIGCPLMPRAPSLLWTLLRTFRSDLMAMLPPSIGALVCEVSTPWLLQQFVLFLQSNKALEGVGKGLFFFSIFVALRLAQPALINKAMHRARRTASLFRTSTLALIFEKCLTVSPDALSRPDMSTGRVLTMASSDIENIREFSMQVMYLWSAPIMLTLYVVYLFVLVGWSALAAVLVFAVSLPVQGGLANVMGAAQESLSSCTDQRLRRTNELLSGIRVVKTMGWESKLVSAIEDNARADELRFRRRVQMCQVGLWGCVFSTPALMVAAVLATYTLSGHKLNTAVVLPLIAVVSAITFPVMMLPEAFTSLTKFIVSTGRITQFLECDDSHIIVEHAERVFTRAGTGGASFRDAQAPSASSVDAARVLVSVPAALPLYEPRHMGLRCVAEKVLCAVLRRRVPVELQWRRAGASPATGEGGEEPAPAAFEHDGADAAAPHAEGKGSGEGGGALYALEDKALLRDVRVSFPRAQLTVVIGATGSGKSVLLATLLGAFRFEGRVSVAQSIAYVPQQPWVMQETVEANITFFEGNRRGAPGGTAVGGGGSRAFKGDSAQVFSPLRCATQAAAPGAASRLACSRSLVSERLARAVRSCQLDADLALMAHGLHTEIGERGINLSGGQKARVSLARAVYADCDMYVLDDPLSALDAHVGRRVMDEVVLRALAGKTRVLATHQLQVLPHADQVVVLCEGRVVFAGGYAAYAASKWRAPMEHEEAAATVVATSKKSGGVDNQPPETVGAAAANNVFSPTGSPVLGVEPLSGTPEERDDVLLGGAHGSSSKEDVEWEEKGGDALSKQCWRDTRICEDSEAARCSGSGSTLSKAVDLTRRSSAASSTAKGSSGRAADEDAADGGDLMTAEEKEAGHIPWSVYRAYFSAGGGMSVAVRVALQSFACEVLSTGSSVWLTLWSVNYFGSLTTNEQLGIYLGLVLAVAVAAPATNLLIFQFARRAASRLHATLLYTVSAATLTFFDRTPLGRIVNRFSRDIYVLDDELPANAIPLLEIGGYVMTSLAVALYTSPFSIAVMVCAAYAFTRLLKLYTTVVREVRRRGSVVQSPLFSLLEEVIHGRATIASYDKSHVLFQEALLRLDLVYSCTYVERVVTLWLALRIKYIAALVIIAVGVIGVAEKLLDASPTMPEARVGLISLSLTMCLDLSWSLSAILDLASVVEASMNSAQRICHYIDCVPREALLLAPRDACVGRAVAAGGGSSNGRGRSTGHASDIFVVAGSDEEEGAPLRPRGALRSDPGDEFGALRLENVDIRYRPGLPLVLRDVSFTVVPGQKVGVVGRTGSGKSTLLLALLRLVEVCSGRIVLCGRDARTYTLPALRRLFSMIPQDPVLFEGTIRSNVDPFGDATDEEVRAALTSVGFVGMSGGCAATSPTATESPTAAFGDMSVLSTVVQGGGSNFSVGQRQLLCLARALLKKGSAFLLMDEATANVDARLDQTVQRVVAEQFGAYTVLTIAHRLHTVAAYDVVLVMADGRVVEMGSPRALLGQRGSVFYGMVAQSAAVAACPEHVSREDAESVVSGARLCDAGEGGALLSAAERERRVEAAVASLLHQCR